Proteins from a genomic interval of Mesobacillus sp. S13:
- a CDS encoding ATP-binding protein, which translates to MSSANTADEIKALKEKIAALEQENSSLKEWINSSAQTAADVFVTEGQETEIAERFITDDRLLKNFFMETLDGIVFWGKCGKIIAVNEATCNIFGLSHEEMVKHKISDFIYRKDEKYRQMKQIINERGALREEAFFLLPNGEKRLLEFTVKLNAGDGYHMTIVRDASERYHMEQQVRKSEERFRKIFEGSIEGMILWDENCKHYEINPSGIAKLELKQEDLTEENFRKLFMNLGLSNALIDEKLQALLRKGRLDGRITIPYEEGRMKHFEYSIKRHLVDNLNLIVFRNITEKIEMEAQLNKSDTLNMLGELAAGIAHEIRNPMTALKGFIQLLENSTGDAYSLYFQVIKSELQRIDSIINEFLVLAKPQSIKFEYTDISKIMNETVSLLTAQAVLHDVQIKTIYDDDLPDIMCEPNQLKKVFINIIKNAIEVMSKGGFVNVTVSQAPGNRIHISIKDEGEGIPAEQIKKLGEPFYTTKERGTGLGLMVSFKIIEEHGGTIEIESEVGHGTIFHIYLPITKETSD; encoded by the coding sequence GTGAGTAGTGCTAATACGGCAGATGAGATTAAGGCACTGAAGGAAAAAATAGCCGCTTTAGAACAAGAAAATTCCTCATTAAAAGAGTGGATCAACAGCTCTGCGCAAACAGCTGCTGACGTTTTTGTAACAGAAGGACAGGAAACAGAGATTGCTGAGAGATTCATAACGGACGATCGTTTGCTAAAGAACTTCTTCATGGAAACATTGGATGGAATCGTGTTTTGGGGCAAGTGCGGAAAAATCATTGCAGTCAATGAAGCAACCTGTAATATTTTTGGGCTCAGTCATGAAGAAATGGTAAAGCATAAAATCTCGGACTTCATTTATCGTAAAGACGAGAAGTATCGACAGATGAAGCAAATAATCAATGAAAGAGGGGCATTGCGAGAGGAAGCATTCTTTCTGCTGCCGAATGGGGAAAAAAGGCTGCTTGAATTCACTGTAAAGCTCAACGCTGGCGATGGCTATCATATGACGATTGTCCGTGATGCAAGTGAGCGTTATCATATGGAACAGCAGGTGCGGAAAAGTGAAGAGCGTTTCAGGAAAATTTTTGAAGGGTCAATTGAAGGGATGATCCTTTGGGATGAAAATTGCAAACACTACGAAATTAACCCTTCAGGAATAGCCAAGCTTGAGTTGAAGCAGGAAGACCTGACAGAGGAGAACTTTCGTAAGCTTTTTATGAATCTCGGACTATCCAATGCGTTAATCGACGAGAAGTTACAGGCATTGCTTCGGAAAGGGAGGCTGGACGGCAGGATTACCATTCCCTATGAAGAGGGAAGGATGAAACATTTTGAATACAGTATCAAACGTCATTTAGTTGATAACCTGAATCTTATCGTATTCAGGAACATCACTGAAAAAATAGAGATGGAAGCCCAGCTGAATAAATCAGATACGCTCAATATGCTGGGGGAACTGGCTGCGGGCATTGCTCATGAAATCCGCAATCCGATGACTGCTCTAAAGGGGTTCATCCAGTTGCTTGAAAACAGCACAGGTGATGCCTATTCGTTATATTTCCAGGTGATCAAGTCCGAACTGCAAAGGATTGACTCCATCATCAATGAGTTCCTGGTTTTGGCTAAACCTCAATCTATTAAATTTGAATATACCGATATATCAAAGATCATGAATGAGACCGTGTCTCTTCTGACTGCCCAGGCAGTGCTCCATGATGTGCAAATCAAAACCATCTATGACGATGATTTGCCAGATATTATGTGTGAACCTAATCAACTAAAAAAGGTATTTATCAATATCATAAAAAATGCAATAGAAGTCATGTCAAAAGGCGGCTTTGTGAATGTGACCGTCAGTCAGGCACCCGGGAACAGAATACATATTTCCATCAAGGATGAAGGTGAAGGAATCCCGGCGGAACAAATTAAAAAGCTTGGGGAACCTTTTTACACCACAAAGGAAAGAGGGACTGGACTCGGCTTGATGGTGAGTTTCAAAATCATTGAAGAACACGGGGGTACCATTGAAATAGAGAGCGAAGTGGGACACGGAACGATTTTTCATATTTATTTGCCGATAACCAAGGAAACGTCTGATTGA
- a CDS encoding metalloregulator ArsR/SmtB family transcription factor, producing MQLDRIVAFHKAMGDPTRIRIVALLANGPLHGQAIAGKLGLTPPTITHHIKKLRDINVIVERRDKNTIYFHLNESVIKQQARTLGKLIEKREGEVDAMIEQNIERQKVIENFLTKDGKLKNIPAQRKKKLMVFEYMVRGLKAGKKYPEKELNEYITKFHEDYATIRREFIINHYMYRENGIYELNPEEMWAKPE from the coding sequence ATGCAATTGGACAGAATAGTCGCTTTCCATAAAGCGATGGGGGACCCTACAAGGATCAGGATTGTTGCATTACTGGCCAATGGACCTTTGCATGGCCAGGCGATTGCTGGAAAGCTGGGCCTTACTCCGCCAACGATCACCCACCATATCAAGAAATTGCGTGATATCAATGTGATCGTAGAGCGCAGGGACAAAAATACGATTTATTTTCACCTGAATGAGTCAGTAATCAAGCAACAGGCAAGGACGCTAGGAAAATTAATCGAGAAGAGAGAAGGGGAGGTGGACGCAATGATTGAGCAAAATATCGAAAGGCAAAAGGTGATCGAGAATTTCCTGACGAAAGATGGAAAACTAAAAAACATTCCGGCACAACGCAAGAAAAAGCTGATGGTTTTCGAATATATGGTTCGAGGTTTGAAAGCCGGAAAAAAATATCCGGAAAAGGAGCTGAACGAATATATCACGAAGTTCCATGAAGATTACGCGACAATCAGGAGAGAATTCATCATCAATCATTACATGTATCGCGAAAATGGGATTTATGAATTGAATCCAGAAGAAATGTGGGCAAAGCCTGAGTGA
- a CDS encoding carbon-nitrogen family hydrolase, producing MKFKIACLQMDIAFGDPETNYKNAAKLIEQANGQKPDMIVLPELWTTGYDLDNLKTTAEEEAQAAKEFLKDAALKYDSHFIGGSVANKTEAGIENTLLVFDKDGAQAGTYSKLHLFKLMDEHLHLAAGKEKGIFSLDGHKFAGLICYDIRFPEWVRVHALQDVEAMFVVAEWPIQRLEHWRALLIARAIENQCFVIACNRAGSDPNNTFAGHSMVINPWGEVIAEGGDDEEILIAEIDLDEVKDARSKIPIFTDRRPELY from the coding sequence ATGAAATTTAAAATAGCATGCCTACAAATGGATATTGCGTTTGGAGATCCTGAAACAAATTACAAAAATGCAGCCAAACTGATTGAACAGGCAAATGGACAAAAACCCGATATGATAGTCCTTCCTGAACTATGGACGACCGGCTATGATCTCGATAATTTAAAGACCACAGCTGAAGAAGAAGCACAAGCAGCCAAAGAGTTTTTAAAGGATGCAGCTTTGAAATACGACTCGCATTTCATAGGCGGTTCTGTTGCCAATAAAACAGAAGCAGGCATTGAAAATACACTGCTTGTATTCGACAAAGATGGAGCCCAGGCAGGAACCTATAGCAAGCTTCATTTGTTCAAGCTAATGGATGAGCATTTGCACTTGGCTGCTGGTAAGGAAAAAGGAATATTCTCCTTGGATGGACATAAATTTGCTGGCCTGATCTGCTATGATATCAGGTTCCCGGAATGGGTCCGTGTCCATGCACTTCAGGATGTGGAAGCGATGTTTGTAGTCGCTGAATGGCCAATCCAGCGTTTGGAACATTGGCGGGCATTGCTTATCGCCCGTGCGATTGAGAACCAATGCTTTGTGATTGCCTGCAACCGCGCTGGCTCCGATCCCAATAATACATTCGCCGGCCATTCCATGGTGATCAATCCATGGGGTGAAGTCATTGCTGAAGGCGGAGACGATGAAGAAATCCTCATAGCGGAAATTGATCTTGATGAGGTAAAAGATGCAAGGAGCAAAATTCCTATCTTTACGGACCGCAGGCCAGAACTGTATTAA